A window of Caretta caretta isolate rCarCar2 chromosome 11, rCarCar1.hap1, whole genome shotgun sequence contains these coding sequences:
- the MARCHF7 gene encoding E3 ubiquitin-protein ligase MARCHF7 isoform X1: MESKPSRIPRRISVQPSSSSSLSARTLSGSSLTDAYHTRESSLRLDSGCQESNLLHSSSRDWGIRERGEAHETPWKLSSSSPTRYSGTLDRPWSGRFLGSRSRLSTSSSSPLSSTWYGESERSQGAYSRLHNQQRDSDSKRPKLSYASTSSVRSNGLNAVSDSSWRYNQVPRSSSVVLSSLGTELVRERRELERRTDPSVSSLVDYSHRSGDFTSSAYLQDRPASSYAQGARPKDNSLSTLRLNTSMNRQLPSEHESSLFSGVSSRSSSRSNYSTREMESSQRNIQPEFTHIAIRDEIPSISSTERVASQRSLSEPPADTEGRRTTRQLLSRLASSMSSTFFSRRSSQDSLNARSSDSEDSCIVPRVQTSTQSSTNATARPEVPGIQTPEASQGFSFLRRRWGLSGVSQNHSSDSDPESYRQESESRNTGSWLSSSLRNRCTPLFSRRRREGRDESARTSTSDTPARSLHLFRRRESSEETPLEAQNSSPGAAANRPPTPAVSSSPTTTASTPDSAHSRRNSGISGILPGSLFRFAVPPALGSSISDNVMITVDIIPSGWNQPDGEESDKSKVLPSRDPEKLQKIKESLLLEDTEEEEGDLCRICQMSSASSTNLLIEPCKCTGSLQYVHQECMKKWLQSKINSGSSLEAVTTCELCKEKLNLNLEDFDIHELYRAHANEQADYEFISSGLYLVVLLHLCEQRFSDMLGTASEASTRVRFINLARTLQAHMEDIETSEDDSEDSDAGRSFDTA; this comes from the exons ATGGAGTCTAAACCTTCAAGGATTCCTCGAAGGATATCGGTTCAACCCTCCAGTTCCTCCTCTTTAAGTGCCAGAACATTGTCTGGAAGCAGTTTAACTGATGCATATCATACAAGAGAATCTTCACTGAGACTGGATTCTGGATGTCAG GAATCCAATCTGTTGCATAGTTCCAGTAGAGACTGGGGAATTAGAGAAAGAGGAGAAGCTCATGAAACTCCTTGGAAGCTTTCTAGTTCCTCTCCAACTCGCTACTCGGGGACACTTGATCGTCCATGGTCTGGAAGATTTTTGGGAAGCAGAAGCAGATTG TCTACATCCTCCTCGTCTCCTCTTTCATCTACTTGGTATGGTGAATCTGAGAGAAGTCAGGGAGCATACTCAAGACTACATAACCAGCAGCGGGATAGTGATTCAAAGAGACCTAAGCTTTCCTATGCATCTACCTCTTCTGTGAGAAGTAATGGCTTAAATGCAGTTTCAG ATTCCTCATGGAGGTATAATCAAGTTCCTAGATCGTCATCAGTGGTACTCAGTTCTCTGGGAACTGAGCtagtgagagagaggagagagctaGAAAGGAGAACAGATCCATCTGTTAGCAGTCTTGTGGATTATAGTCACAGGAGTGGTGACTTTACATCTTCAGCAT ATCTTCAGGATAGACCTGCCTCTTCATATGCACAAGGAGCAAGACCAAAAGATAATTCATTGAGCACTTTGAGGCTGAATACATCCATGAACCGCCAGCTGCCTTCTGAACATGAGTCATCTTTATTCTCCGGAGTCTCCAGCAGGAGCTCTTCAAGATCTAACTATTCTACAAGGGAAATGGAATCTTCCCAAAGGAATATACAGCCAGAGTTTACCCACATTGCCATTAGAGATGAAATTCCTTCCATAAGCAGCACTGAAAGGGTTGCGTCTCAAAGGTCACTCAGTGAGCCTCCAGCAGATACTGAAGGAAGGCGTACAACTAGACAATTACTATCTCGTTTAGCTTCTAGTATGTCATCTACATTTTTCTCACGGAGGTCTAGCCAAGACTCATTAAATGCAAGATCATCAGATTCTGAAGATTCATGTATTGTCCCAAGAGTTCAAACTTCTACCCAATCTAGCACTAATGCAACTGCACGTCCTGAAGTTCCAGGCATTCAGACACCTGAAGCTTCTCAGGGATTTAGCTTCCTTAGACGAAGATGGGGTTTATCAGgtgtttcacagaatcatagttCTGATTCAGATCCTGAAAGTTACAGACAAGAGTCTGAAAGTAGAAATACAGGATCCTGGTTATCATCCTCTCTAAGAAATAGATGTACACCTCTCTTCTCCAGAAGAAGGCGAGAAGGAAGAGATGAATCTGCAAGAACCTCTACCTCTGACACACCTGCTAGATCACTACACCTCTTTAGGAGAAGAGAGTCTAGCGAAGAGACTCCACTTGAAGCACAGAACAGctcccctggggctgctgccaaCAGACCACCAACACCAGCAGTATCTAGCAGTCCTACAACTACTGCTTCCACACCAGATTCAGCTCACAGTAGAAGAAATTCTGGAATATCAGGAATTCTTCCCGGATCTTTATTCCGGTTTGCAGTACCTCCAGCATTAGGGAGCAGCATATCTGACAATGTTATGATAACGGTAGATATTATTCCCTCAGGTTGGAATCAACCAGATGGAGAAGAAAGTGACAAATCTAAAGTATTACCTTCAAGAGATCCTGAAAAACTCCAGAAAATTAAAGAGAG CCTCCTGTTAGAGGACACTGAAGAGGAGGAAGGTGACTTATGTAGAATCTGCCAGATGTCATCTGCATCTTCTACCAACCTCTTAATAGAGCCATGCAAATGCACTGGAAGTCTGCAATATGTTCATCAGGAATGCATGAAAAAATGGCTGCAGTCCAAGATTAATTCTG GTTCTTCTTTGGAAGCAGTAACTACCTGTGAGCTGTGTAAAGAGAAGTTGAATCTTAATCTTGAGGATTTTGATATTCATGAACTCTATAGGGCACATGCAAATGAACAA GCAGACTATGAATTTATCAGCTCTGGTCTCTACCTTGTAGTGTTGTTACACTTGTGTGAACAACGCTTTTCTGATATGCTGGGAACTGCAAGTGAGGCCAGCACACGTGTCAGG TTTATTAACCTTGCAAGAACTCTTCAGGCACATATGGAAGATATTGAAA CTTCAGAGGATGATTCTGAAGATAGTGATGCTGGCAGAAGTTTTGACACTGCTTAA
- the MARCHF7 gene encoding E3 ubiquitin-protein ligase MARCHF7 isoform X3 has protein sequence MESKPSRIPRRISVQPSSSSSLSARTLSGSSLTDAYHTRESSLRLDSGCQSTSSSSPLSSTWYGESERSQGAYSRLHNQQRDSDSKRPKLSYASTSSVRSNGLNAVSDSSWRYNQVPRSSSVVLSSLGTELVRERRELERRTDPSVSSLVDYSHRSGDFTSSAYLQDRPASSYAQGARPKDNSLSTLRLNTSMNRQLPSEHESSLFSGVSSRSSSRSNYSTREMESSQRNIQPEFTHIAIRDEIPSISSTERVASQRSLSEPPADTEGRRTTRQLLSRLASSMSSTFFSRRSSQDSLNARSSDSEDSCIVPRVQTSTQSSTNATARPEVPGIQTPEASQGFSFLRRRWGLSGVSQNHSSDSDPESYRQESESRNTGSWLSSSLRNRCTPLFSRRRREGRDESARTSTSDTPARSLHLFRRRESSEETPLEAQNSSPGAAANRPPTPAVSSSPTTTASTPDSAHSRRNSGISGILPGSLFRFAVPPALGSSISDNVMITVDIIPSGWNQPDGEESDKSKVLPSRDPEKLQKIKESLLLEDTEEEEGDLCRICQMSSASSTNLLIEPCKCTGSLQYVHQECMKKWLQSKINSGSSLEAVTTCELCKEKLNLNLEDFDIHELYRAHANEQADYEFISSGLYLVVLLHLCEQRFSDMLGTASEASTRVRFINLARTLQAHMEDIETSEDDSEDSDAGRSFDTA, from the exons ATGGAGTCTAAACCTTCAAGGATTCCTCGAAGGATATCGGTTCAACCCTCCAGTTCCTCCTCTTTAAGTGCCAGAACATTGTCTGGAAGCAGTTTAACTGATGCATATCATACAAGAGAATCTTCACTGAGACTGGATTCTGGATGTCAG TCTACATCCTCCTCGTCTCCTCTTTCATCTACTTGGTATGGTGAATCTGAGAGAAGTCAGGGAGCATACTCAAGACTACATAACCAGCAGCGGGATAGTGATTCAAAGAGACCTAAGCTTTCCTATGCATCTACCTCTTCTGTGAGAAGTAATGGCTTAAATGCAGTTTCAG ATTCCTCATGGAGGTATAATCAAGTTCCTAGATCGTCATCAGTGGTACTCAGTTCTCTGGGAACTGAGCtagtgagagagaggagagagctaGAAAGGAGAACAGATCCATCTGTTAGCAGTCTTGTGGATTATAGTCACAGGAGTGGTGACTTTACATCTTCAGCAT ATCTTCAGGATAGACCTGCCTCTTCATATGCACAAGGAGCAAGACCAAAAGATAATTCATTGAGCACTTTGAGGCTGAATACATCCATGAACCGCCAGCTGCCTTCTGAACATGAGTCATCTTTATTCTCCGGAGTCTCCAGCAGGAGCTCTTCAAGATCTAACTATTCTACAAGGGAAATGGAATCTTCCCAAAGGAATATACAGCCAGAGTTTACCCACATTGCCATTAGAGATGAAATTCCTTCCATAAGCAGCACTGAAAGGGTTGCGTCTCAAAGGTCACTCAGTGAGCCTCCAGCAGATACTGAAGGAAGGCGTACAACTAGACAATTACTATCTCGTTTAGCTTCTAGTATGTCATCTACATTTTTCTCACGGAGGTCTAGCCAAGACTCATTAAATGCAAGATCATCAGATTCTGAAGATTCATGTATTGTCCCAAGAGTTCAAACTTCTACCCAATCTAGCACTAATGCAACTGCACGTCCTGAAGTTCCAGGCATTCAGACACCTGAAGCTTCTCAGGGATTTAGCTTCCTTAGACGAAGATGGGGTTTATCAGgtgtttcacagaatcatagttCTGATTCAGATCCTGAAAGTTACAGACAAGAGTCTGAAAGTAGAAATACAGGATCCTGGTTATCATCCTCTCTAAGAAATAGATGTACACCTCTCTTCTCCAGAAGAAGGCGAGAAGGAAGAGATGAATCTGCAAGAACCTCTACCTCTGACACACCTGCTAGATCACTACACCTCTTTAGGAGAAGAGAGTCTAGCGAAGAGACTCCACTTGAAGCACAGAACAGctcccctggggctgctgccaaCAGACCACCAACACCAGCAGTATCTAGCAGTCCTACAACTACTGCTTCCACACCAGATTCAGCTCACAGTAGAAGAAATTCTGGAATATCAGGAATTCTTCCCGGATCTTTATTCCGGTTTGCAGTACCTCCAGCATTAGGGAGCAGCATATCTGACAATGTTATGATAACGGTAGATATTATTCCCTCAGGTTGGAATCAACCAGATGGAGAAGAAAGTGACAAATCTAAAGTATTACCTTCAAGAGATCCTGAAAAACTCCAGAAAATTAAAGAGAG CCTCCTGTTAGAGGACACTGAAGAGGAGGAAGGTGACTTATGTAGAATCTGCCAGATGTCATCTGCATCTTCTACCAACCTCTTAATAGAGCCATGCAAATGCACTGGAAGTCTGCAATATGTTCATCAGGAATGCATGAAAAAATGGCTGCAGTCCAAGATTAATTCTG GTTCTTCTTTGGAAGCAGTAACTACCTGTGAGCTGTGTAAAGAGAAGTTGAATCTTAATCTTGAGGATTTTGATATTCATGAACTCTATAGGGCACATGCAAATGAACAA GCAGACTATGAATTTATCAGCTCTGGTCTCTACCTTGTAGTGTTGTTACACTTGTGTGAACAACGCTTTTCTGATATGCTGGGAACTGCAAGTGAGGCCAGCACACGTGTCAGG TTTATTAACCTTGCAAGAACTCTTCAGGCACATATGGAAGATATTGAAA CTTCAGAGGATGATTCTGAAGATAGTGATGCTGGCAGAAGTTTTGACACTGCTTAA
- the MARCHF7 gene encoding E3 ubiquitin-protein ligase MARCHF7 isoform X2 codes for MESKPSRIPRRISVQPSSSSSLSARTLSGSSLTDAYHTRESSLRLDSGCQESNLLHSSSRDWGIRERGEAHETPWKLSSSSPTRYSGTLDRPWSGRFLGSRSRLSTSSSSPLSSTWYGESERSQGAYSRLHNQQRDSDSKRPKLSYASTSSVRSNGLNAVSDSSWRYNQVPRSSSVVLSSLGTELVRERRELERRTDPSVSSLVDYSHRSGDFTSSAYLQDRPASSYAQGARPKDNSLSTLRLNTSMNRQLPSEHESSLFSGVSSRSSSRSNYSTREMESSQRNIQPEFTHIAIRDEIPSISSTERVASQRSLSEPPADTEGRRTTRQLLSRLASSMSSTFFSRRSSQDSLNARSSDSEDSCIVPRVQTSTQSSTNATARPEVPGIQTPEASQGFSFLRRRWGLSGVSQNHSSDSDPESYRQESESRNTGSWLSSSLRNRCTPLFSRRRREGRDESARTSTSDTPARSLHLFRRRESSEETPLEAQNSSPGAAANRPPTPAVSSSPTTTASTPDSAHSRRNSGISGILPGSLFRFAVPPALGSSISDNVMITVDIIPSGWNQPDGEESDKSKVLPSRDPEKLQKIKESLLLEDTEEEEGDLCRICQMSSASSTNLLIEPCKCTGSLQYVHQECMKKWLQSKINSGSSLEAVTTCELCKEKLNLNLEDFDIHELYRAHANEQADYEFISSGLYLVVLLHLCEQRFSDMLGTASEASTRVRFINLARTLQAHMEDIENL; via the exons ATGGAGTCTAAACCTTCAAGGATTCCTCGAAGGATATCGGTTCAACCCTCCAGTTCCTCCTCTTTAAGTGCCAGAACATTGTCTGGAAGCAGTTTAACTGATGCATATCATACAAGAGAATCTTCACTGAGACTGGATTCTGGATGTCAG GAATCCAATCTGTTGCATAGTTCCAGTAGAGACTGGGGAATTAGAGAAAGAGGAGAAGCTCATGAAACTCCTTGGAAGCTTTCTAGTTCCTCTCCAACTCGCTACTCGGGGACACTTGATCGTCCATGGTCTGGAAGATTTTTGGGAAGCAGAAGCAGATTG TCTACATCCTCCTCGTCTCCTCTTTCATCTACTTGGTATGGTGAATCTGAGAGAAGTCAGGGAGCATACTCAAGACTACATAACCAGCAGCGGGATAGTGATTCAAAGAGACCTAAGCTTTCCTATGCATCTACCTCTTCTGTGAGAAGTAATGGCTTAAATGCAGTTTCAG ATTCCTCATGGAGGTATAATCAAGTTCCTAGATCGTCATCAGTGGTACTCAGTTCTCTGGGAACTGAGCtagtgagagagaggagagagctaGAAAGGAGAACAGATCCATCTGTTAGCAGTCTTGTGGATTATAGTCACAGGAGTGGTGACTTTACATCTTCAGCAT ATCTTCAGGATAGACCTGCCTCTTCATATGCACAAGGAGCAAGACCAAAAGATAATTCATTGAGCACTTTGAGGCTGAATACATCCATGAACCGCCAGCTGCCTTCTGAACATGAGTCATCTTTATTCTCCGGAGTCTCCAGCAGGAGCTCTTCAAGATCTAACTATTCTACAAGGGAAATGGAATCTTCCCAAAGGAATATACAGCCAGAGTTTACCCACATTGCCATTAGAGATGAAATTCCTTCCATAAGCAGCACTGAAAGGGTTGCGTCTCAAAGGTCACTCAGTGAGCCTCCAGCAGATACTGAAGGAAGGCGTACAACTAGACAATTACTATCTCGTTTAGCTTCTAGTATGTCATCTACATTTTTCTCACGGAGGTCTAGCCAAGACTCATTAAATGCAAGATCATCAGATTCTGAAGATTCATGTATTGTCCCAAGAGTTCAAACTTCTACCCAATCTAGCACTAATGCAACTGCACGTCCTGAAGTTCCAGGCATTCAGACACCTGAAGCTTCTCAGGGATTTAGCTTCCTTAGACGAAGATGGGGTTTATCAGgtgtttcacagaatcatagttCTGATTCAGATCCTGAAAGTTACAGACAAGAGTCTGAAAGTAGAAATACAGGATCCTGGTTATCATCCTCTCTAAGAAATAGATGTACACCTCTCTTCTCCAGAAGAAGGCGAGAAGGAAGAGATGAATCTGCAAGAACCTCTACCTCTGACACACCTGCTAGATCACTACACCTCTTTAGGAGAAGAGAGTCTAGCGAAGAGACTCCACTTGAAGCACAGAACAGctcccctggggctgctgccaaCAGACCACCAACACCAGCAGTATCTAGCAGTCCTACAACTACTGCTTCCACACCAGATTCAGCTCACAGTAGAAGAAATTCTGGAATATCAGGAATTCTTCCCGGATCTTTATTCCGGTTTGCAGTACCTCCAGCATTAGGGAGCAGCATATCTGACAATGTTATGATAACGGTAGATATTATTCCCTCAGGTTGGAATCAACCAGATGGAGAAGAAAGTGACAAATCTAAAGTATTACCTTCAAGAGATCCTGAAAAACTCCAGAAAATTAAAGAGAG CCTCCTGTTAGAGGACACTGAAGAGGAGGAAGGTGACTTATGTAGAATCTGCCAGATGTCATCTGCATCTTCTACCAACCTCTTAATAGAGCCATGCAAATGCACTGGAAGTCTGCAATATGTTCATCAGGAATGCATGAAAAAATGGCTGCAGTCCAAGATTAATTCTG GTTCTTCTTTGGAAGCAGTAACTACCTGTGAGCTGTGTAAAGAGAAGTTGAATCTTAATCTTGAGGATTTTGATATTCATGAACTCTATAGGGCACATGCAAATGAACAA GCAGACTATGAATTTATCAGCTCTGGTCTCTACCTTGTAGTGTTGTTACACTTGTGTGAACAACGCTTTTCTGATATGCTGGGAACTGCAAGTGAGGCCAGCACACGTGTCAGG TTTATTAACCTTGCAAGAACTCTTCAGGCACATATGGAAGATATTGAAA ACCTTTAA